One stretch of Streptomyces sp. MMBL 11-1 DNA includes these proteins:
- a CDS encoding cobalamin biosynthesis protein CobG, with product MLAAMPDSAPPPLSPGGASPRDGGDACPGTLRLHRADDGALARVRVPGGVLSPDRADALLAVAGRFGDGELHLTSRGNVQLRGLDAECGGGPAELLGAAGLLPSAAHERARNIVASPLAGLDGSPSVSGWLSRLDGLVCGSAAAAALSGRFLFALDSGRGDTDALGADVTLIAEGGDCLLRVGAADEVFRLPAADGPRAALLAAETFLLAARASGAWRVKDLPDDVRAALVRATGAAAGPAVHRPRPRTAKGPAPGLVTAPDNGTTVTAISVGVPLGRLAPAQWRLLTDTARRYGNELRLTPWRGIVLPGPFGETGQTEQTEQTGQTEQTEETGQTEQTRETGQNGQIGRNGRTTPSEHATEALDALAAAGLITGPDSPWTGVSACIGHPGCAKSLSDVRAEAGAAVGPVGRLPVYWSGCERRCGHPHGEWIDVVVTPDGHRISHVRGEHRDPRPVAGNDPAALAAAVAEARS from the coding sequence ATGCTCGCCGCCATGCCCGATTCCGCCCCCCCGCCCCTTTCCCCGGGCGGCGCATCCCCCCGCGACGGCGGCGACGCCTGCCCGGGAACGCTGCGGCTGCACCGGGCCGACGACGGTGCGCTGGCCCGGGTGCGCGTCCCCGGCGGGGTGCTGAGCCCGGACCGGGCGGACGCGCTGCTCGCGGTGGCCGGCCGGTTCGGGGACGGTGAGCTGCATCTCACCTCGCGGGGCAACGTACAGCTGCGCGGCCTCGACGCGGAGTGCGGCGGCGGGCCGGCCGAACTGCTCGGCGCCGCCGGGCTGCTGCCGTCCGCCGCGCACGAGCGGGCCCGCAACATCGTGGCCTCGCCGCTCGCCGGACTCGACGGATCGCCCTCCGTCAGCGGCTGGTTGTCCCGGCTGGACGGCCTGGTGTGCGGCTCGGCCGCCGCCGCCGCGCTCTCCGGCCGCTTCCTCTTCGCCCTGGACTCCGGCCGCGGCGACACGGACGCGCTGGGCGCGGACGTGACCCTGATAGCGGAGGGCGGCGACTGCCTGCTGCGGGTCGGGGCCGCCGACGAGGTGTTCCGCCTGCCCGCGGCGGACGGCCCGCGCGCCGCGCTGCTGGCCGCCGAGACGTTCCTGCTCGCCGCCCGGGCCTCCGGCGCGTGGCGGGTGAAGGACCTGCCCGACGACGTGCGCGCCGCGCTGGTCCGCGCCACCGGGGCGGCGGCGGGCCCGGCCGTTCACCGCCCCCGTCCGCGTACGGCGAAGGGTCCGGCCCCGGGCCTCGTCACCGCGCCGGACAACGGCACGACCGTGACGGCGATCAGCGTCGGCGTACCGCTGGGCCGGCTCGCCCCCGCCCAGTGGCGGCTGCTCACCGATACGGCCCGGCGGTACGGGAACGAGCTGCGGCTCACCCCGTGGCGCGGGATCGTCCTCCCCGGCCCCTTCGGAGAGACCGGGCAAACCGAACAGACCGAGCAGACCGGGCAGACCGAGCAGACCGAGGAAACCGGGCAGACCGAGCAGACCAGGGAAACCGGTCAGAACGGTCAGATCGGGCGGAACGGGCGGACAACTCCATCCGAGCACGCCACCGAGGCGCTCGACGCCCTGGCGGCGGCCGGGCTCATCACCGGCCCGGACTCCCCGTGGACCGGCGTCAGCGCCTGCATCGGCCACCCCGGCTGCGCGAAGTCGCTGTCCGACGTGCGGGCCGAAGCGGGGGCCGCTGTCGGACCCGTCGGGCGGCTCCCTGTGTACTGGTCCGGGTGCGAACGCCGCTGCGGCCACCCCCACGGGGAGTGGATCGACGTGGTCGTCACGCCCGACGGACACCGGATCTCGCACGTACGGGGCGAACACCGTGACCCCCGGCCGGTGGCCGGGAACGACCCGGCGGCACTCGCCGCGGCGGTGGCCGAGGCCCGCTCCTGA
- a CDS encoding precorrin-8X methylmutase, whose amino-acid sequence MHQYEKDGPAIYRQSFATIRAEADLSGLPADVSQVAVRMIHACGMVDLVTDLAFSPNAVADARAALRSGAPILCDVAMVASGVTRKRLPAGNDVVCTLSDPSVPELAAKMGTTRSAAALELWRDRMEGAVVAVGNAPTALFRLLEMVEEGAPRPAAVIGVPVGFIGAAESKEALAEHASGLEHLIVRGRRGGSAIAAAALNAIASEEEL is encoded by the coding sequence GTGCACCAGTACGAGAAGGACGGACCGGCGATCTACCGCCAGTCCTTCGCCACCATCCGCGCGGAGGCGGATCTGTCCGGGCTGCCCGCCGACGTGAGCCAGGTCGCCGTCCGGATGATCCACGCCTGCGGCATGGTCGACCTCGTGACTGACCTCGCCTTCTCACCGAACGCCGTGGCCGACGCCCGCGCGGCCCTGCGCTCCGGGGCGCCGATCCTCTGCGACGTGGCGATGGTGGCCAGCGGCGTCACCCGCAAGCGGCTGCCCGCCGGCAACGACGTGGTGTGCACGCTGTCCGACCCGTCCGTGCCGGAGCTGGCCGCGAAGATGGGGACCACGCGCAGCGCGGCGGCCCTGGAGCTGTGGCGGGACCGGATGGAGGGGGCGGTGGTCGCGGTCGGCAACGCCCCGACCGCTCTGTTCCGCCTGCTGGAGATGGTCGAGGAGGGCGCCCCGCGCCCGGCCGCCGTCATCGGCGTCCCGGTCGGCTTCATCGGCGCGGCCGAGTCCAAGGAGGCCCTGGCCGAGCACGCTTCGGGCCTGGAGCACCTGATCGTGCGCGGCCGGCGCGGCGGCAGCGCGATAGCGGCGGCGGCGCTCAACGCCATCGCGAGCGAGGAAGAGTTGTGA
- a CDS encoding precorrin-2 C(20)-methyltransferase, which yields MTSPVNGTKSDGAGPGRLYGVGLGPGDPNLMTLRAVQAIGEADVVAYHSARHGRSIARSIAAAHLRPDHIEEALVYPVTTETTDHPGGYRGALEEFYEKAAARLAAHLDAGLTVAVLAEGDPMFYGSYMHMHKRLADRYPTEVVPGVTSVSAAAARLGTPLVEGEEILTILPGTLPEEELTARLAATDTAVVMKLGRTFPAVRGAFEASGRLAEARYVERATMAGERTGDLADIDPASVPYFSVAVLPSRVDAPRPSGRTAGGEVVVVGTGPAGPLWLTPETRGALAAADDVVGYTTYLDRVPVRPGQARHGSDNKVESERAEFALDLARRGHRVAVVSGGDPGVFAMATAVLEVASQEAYAEIPVRVLPGVTAANAAAARAGAPLGHDYATLSLSDRLKPWEVIAERLRAAASADLVLALYNPGSKSRTWQVGKARDLLLEYRSPDTPVVLGRDVGGPAESVRTVRLADLDPAEVDMRTLLIVGSSQTRWVRRGGSDADRSIVWTPRRYPEA from the coding sequence GTGACCTCTCCAGTGAACGGGACCAAGAGCGACGGTGCCGGCCCCGGCCGGCTCTACGGCGTCGGGCTCGGCCCCGGCGACCCGAACCTGATGACCCTGCGGGCCGTCCAGGCCATCGGCGAGGCCGATGTCGTCGCGTACCACAGCGCCCGGCACGGCCGCTCGATCGCCCGGTCCATCGCGGCGGCGCACCTGCGGCCCGACCACATCGAGGAGGCCCTGGTCTACCCCGTCACGACGGAGACCACGGACCACCCGGGCGGCTACCGGGGCGCGTTGGAGGAGTTCTACGAGAAGGCCGCGGCCCGTCTCGCGGCGCATCTGGACGCGGGCCTGACCGTCGCGGTGCTCGCCGAGGGCGACCCGATGTTCTACGGCTCGTACATGCACATGCACAAGCGCCTGGCCGACCGGTACCCGACCGAGGTCGTCCCGGGCGTGACGTCCGTCAGCGCGGCGGCGGCCCGGCTCGGCACCCCTCTCGTCGAGGGCGAGGAGATCCTCACGATCCTGCCCGGCACGCTGCCGGAGGAGGAGCTGACGGCCCGTCTCGCCGCCACGGACACGGCGGTGGTGATGAAGCTGGGGCGTACGTTCCCGGCGGTGCGCGGGGCGTTCGAGGCGTCGGGGCGGCTGGCGGAGGCGCGGTACGTGGAGCGGGCCACGATGGCCGGGGAGCGCACGGGCGACCTGGCGGACATCGACCCGGCGTCCGTCCCGTACTTCTCGGTCGCGGTCCTGCCGAGCCGCGTGGACGCGCCGCGCCCTTCCGGACGGACGGCCGGCGGCGAGGTCGTGGTGGTCGGCACCGGCCCGGCGGGCCCGCTGTGGCTGACGCCCGAGACGCGCGGGGCACTCGCCGCCGCCGACGACGTGGTCGGCTATACGACCTACCTGGACCGGGTGCCGGTCCGCCCCGGCCAGGCGCGGCACGGGTCGGACAACAAGGTGGAGTCGGAGCGCGCCGAGTTCGCCCTGGACCTGGCCCGGCGGGGCCACCGCGTCGCGGTGGTCTCCGGCGGCGACCCCGGGGTCTTCGCGATGGCGACGGCGGTGCTGGAGGTGGCCTCGCAGGAGGCGTACGCGGAGATCCCCGTACGGGTTCTGCCCGGGGTCACCGCGGCCAACGCGGCGGCGGCCCGCGCGGGTGCGCCGCTGGGCCACGACTACGCCACGCTCTCCCTCTCGGACCGGCTGAAGCCGTGGGAGGTCATCGCGGAGCGCCTGCGCGCGGCAGCCTCGGCGGACCTGGTGCTGGCCCTGTACAACCCGGGCTCCAAGTCCCGTACGTGGCAGGTCGGCAAGGCCCGCGACCTGCTCCTGGAGTACCGCTCGCCGGACACCCCGGTGGTGCTGGGCCGTGACGTGGGCGGTCCGGCGGAGAGCGTGCGGACGGTACGGCTGGCGGACCTGGACCCGGCGGAGGTGGACATGCGGACGCTGCTGATCGTGGGCTCGTCGCAGACCCGGTGGGTGCGAAGGGGCGGCTCCGACGCCGACCGGTCCATCGTGTGGACGCCCCGCCGCTACCCGGAGGCGTAG
- a CDS encoding cobalt-precorrin-6A reductase: MPVQPVRVLVLGGTTEARRLAEHLVASEPGVRVTTSLAGRVSAPRLPPGDVRVGGFGGPEGLAAWISEHGVDALVDATHPFAATMSRNAAEAAAQAHVPLLALRRPGWVAQDGDRWHAVGSLAEAAELLPALGERVFLTTGRMGLAAFAGLDDLWFLVRSVDAPEPPCPARTEVLLDRGPFDLRGERELLRRHRVDVLVTKDSGGDATAPKLTAAREAGIPVVVVRRPPVPEGVPVARTPDEAVEWVRRL, translated from the coding sequence ATGCCTGTGCAGCCTGTGCGTGTTCTTGTTCTGGGGGGTACGACCGAGGCGCGCCGACTGGCCGAGCACCTGGTCGCCTCCGAGCCGGGGGTCCGGGTCACCACCTCGCTCGCCGGGCGCGTCTCCGCTCCCCGGCTGCCGCCCGGTGACGTGCGCGTCGGCGGGTTCGGGGGGCCCGAGGGGCTCGCCGCCTGGATCAGTGAACACGGTGTGGACGCCCTCGTCGATGCCACCCACCCCTTCGCCGCGACCATGAGCCGGAACGCGGCCGAGGCCGCCGCACAGGCCCATGTTCCCCTCCTCGCCCTCCGCCGCCCCGGCTGGGTCGCCCAGGACGGTGACCGCTGGCACGCCGTCGGGTCGCTCGCCGAGGCCGCCGAGCTGCTGCCCGCACTCGGTGAGCGGGTCTTCCTCACCACCGGGCGGATGGGGCTCGCCGCCTTCGCCGGCCTGGACGACCTGTGGTTCCTCGTGCGGTCCGTCGACGCTCCCGAGCCGCCCTGCCCGGCCCGGACGGAGGTTCTCCTCGACCGGGGGCCGTTCGACCTCCGGGGCGAGCGGGAGCTGCTCCGCCGTCATCGCGTCGATGTGCTCGTCACCAAGGACAGCGGCGGGGACGCCACCGCCCCCAAGCTCACCGCCGCCCGGGAAGCCGGGATTCCCGTCGTCGTCGTCCGGCGGCCACCGGTACCGGAAGGGGTACCGGTGGCCCGTACGCCCGACGAGGCCGTGGAGTGGGTGCGTCGGCTCTGA
- a CDS encoding cobalt-precorrin-5B (C(1))-methyltransferase: MNAEARGGRSAQLKHTGLRPGWTTGACATAATTAAYTALLTGDFPDPVTITLPKGQTPAFALAVEELTAGPGGAVAMAGVVKDAGDDPDVTHGALVRSTVRRLPPGSGVVFRAGPGVGTVTLPGLPLEVGEPAVNPVPRQLMREHVERVAAEHGGTGDVEITVSVDHGEEIARSTWNGRLGILGGLSILGTTGVVVPYSCSAWIDSIRRGVDVARAAGLTHVAGCTGSTSEKTVVAEYGLPDIALLDMGDFAGAVLKYVRRHPVARLTVCGGFAKLSKLAAGHLDLHSARSQVDKSFLADLARTGGANEELATRIATANTGLEALRLCEAAGVPLGDLVAARARDEALSVLRGAPVEVDVICVDRAGVVVGRG, from the coding sequence TTGAACGCTGAGGCGCGGGGCGGTCGCAGTGCCCAACTCAAACACACCGGCCTGCGCCCCGGCTGGACGACCGGGGCCTGTGCGACGGCGGCGACGACGGCCGCGTACACGGCACTGCTGACGGGCGACTTCCCGGACCCGGTGACCATCACCCTGCCGAAGGGGCAGACACCGGCGTTCGCGCTGGCGGTGGAGGAGCTGACCGCCGGGCCCGGTGGGGCGGTGGCGATGGCCGGAGTGGTGAAGGACGCGGGCGACGACCCGGACGTCACGCACGGGGCGCTGGTCCGGTCGACCGTACGGAGACTGCCGCCGGGCTCCGGCGTGGTGTTCCGGGCGGGCCCGGGCGTGGGCACGGTCACCCTTCCCGGCCTGCCCCTGGAGGTCGGCGAGCCCGCGGTGAACCCGGTCCCGCGCCAACTGATGCGCGAGCACGTGGAGCGGGTGGCGGCGGAGCACGGCGGGACGGGGGACGTGGAGATCACGGTCTCGGTCGATCACGGCGAGGAGATCGCCCGCTCGACGTGGAACGGACGCCTCGGCATCCTGGGCGGCCTGTCGATCCTGGGCACCACGGGAGTCGTCGTCCCCTACTCCTGCTCGGCGTGGATCGACTCGATCCGCCGGGGCGTGGACGTGGCGAGGGCGGCGGGGCTGACCCATGTGGCGGGCTGCACGGGCTCGACGTCGGAGAAGACGGTGGTGGCGGAGTACGGCCTGCCGGACATCGCGCTGCTGGACATGGGGGACTTCGCGGGCGCGGTACTGAAGTACGTACGCCGTCACCCGGTCGCCCGCCTCACGGTATGCGGCGGCTTCGCCAAGCTCTCCAAGCTGGCGGCGGGCCACCTGGACCTCCACTCGGCCCGCTCCCAGGTCGACAAGTCCTTCCTGGCCGACCTGGCCCGGACGGGCGGCGCGAACGAGGAGCTGGCCACCCGCATCGCCACCGCCAACACGGGCCTGGAGGCCCTGCGCCTCTGCGAGGCGGCGGGGGTCCCGCTGGGAGACCTGGTGGCCGCCCGCGCCCGCGACGAAGCCCTGTCGGTCCTGCGGGGCGCGCCGGTGGAGGTCGACGTGATCTGCGTCGACCGGGCGGGGGTGGTGGTGGGGCGGGGGTAG
- a CDS encoding AAA family ATPase gives MSGRLLELHVENFRSLRDVTIPLGPLTVLVGPNGVGKSNVLKVFDFLAAIIRTDLQPALDERGGFDEVAFWGGEKPPTSLAIRLTADWTTHASAKAPDEYSLTIRRRSLPGRSGSYTLSRQESFRFKRTQGRGRRITISGDAARVVDERAGRESDGGKFGIQRLSSGLSTLPRLGRSDGGEEVTRVAERLSSFRVFDVDVTAARQPTRTHSINAGRLEPHARNLAAFLIQLSTDEERWGHLTHDARRILPQLDAIEFEQVGGFADRLAVVLRERGLRRPTPLADASFGTVRLLGLLAMLYDPQPPALTCVEEIDHGLHPQALELIVERMREASARTQFIVATHSPALVDRLEPHEFIVCDRDEDGASIIPALTTTEIQTIVAETGDQPLGELWFSGVLGGDLTEDEL, from the coding sequence ATGTCCGGCCGTCTTCTGGAACTACATGTCGAGAATTTTCGCAGCCTTCGTGATGTGACGATCCCTCTCGGACCGCTCACCGTCCTGGTGGGCCCCAACGGTGTGGGCAAGTCGAACGTACTCAAGGTGTTCGACTTCCTTGCCGCGATCATCCGGACCGACCTGCAGCCGGCGCTCGACGAGCGCGGCGGATTCGACGAAGTAGCCTTCTGGGGTGGCGAGAAACCGCCCACCTCCCTGGCGATTCGCCTCACAGCGGACTGGACCACGCATGCGAGCGCGAAAGCTCCGGACGAGTATTCGCTGACCATTCGCAGGCGTTCCCTGCCTGGCCGCAGCGGTTCCTACACCTTGTCACGCCAGGAGAGTTTCCGGTTCAAGCGGACTCAGGGCCGGGGCCGTCGGATCACGATTTCCGGCGATGCGGCCCGCGTCGTGGACGAGAGGGCCGGTCGTGAGTCCGACGGAGGCAAGTTCGGTATCCAACGGCTGAGCAGCGGCCTGTCCACCCTGCCTCGGCTGGGACGGTCGGACGGTGGGGAGGAAGTGACGAGGGTCGCGGAGCGCCTGTCGTCCTTCAGGGTCTTCGACGTGGACGTCACTGCCGCTCGACAGCCCACCCGCACCCACTCGATCAATGCCGGCCGTCTGGAGCCGCACGCGAGGAACCTCGCGGCGTTCCTGATCCAGCTCAGCACCGACGAGGAACGCTGGGGGCATCTGACGCACGATGCCCGCCGCATTCTTCCGCAGCTGGACGCCATCGAGTTCGAGCAGGTCGGGGGCTTCGCCGATCGCCTCGCGGTGGTGCTTCGCGAACGCGGCCTGCGCCGGCCCACGCCCCTGGCCGACGCCTCATTCGGAACAGTACGGCTTCTGGGTCTCCTGGCCATGCTCTACGACCCACAGCCCCCCGCCCTCACATGTGTCGAAGAGATCGACCACGGCCTGCACCCCCAAGCCCTCGAACTCATTGTGGAACGGATGAGGGAAGCCTCGGCGCGAACGCAGTTCATCGTGGCAACGCACTCCCCCGCACTCGTCGACCGACTGGAGCCTCACGAATTCATCGTGTGTGACCGGGACGAGGACGGAGCGTCCATCATTCCCGCCCTGACAACGACCGAGATCCAGACGATCGTCGCGGAGACCGGTGACCAGCCACTCGGCGAGCTGTGGTTCTCCGGCGTGCTGGGGGGCGACCTGACAGAGGACGAGCTGTGA
- a CDS encoding NUDIX hydrolase, whose protein sequence is MLMYMSNIRQETPSTPLHSVSVAGVVVREDGRVLTIKRADNGTWEPPGGVLELTEAPEDGVRREVYEETGVKIRVDRLTGVYKNTARGIVALVFRCRVEGGNEQLSDESAAVEWFTPDEVASRMAEVYAVRVTDALLDGAPRVRTHDGRKLS, encoded by the coding sequence ATTCTCATGTACATGAGTAACATCCGTCAGGAAACCCCGTCAACGCCGCTCCACTCCGTCTCCGTAGCCGGGGTGGTCGTCCGGGAGGACGGCAGGGTGCTCACGATCAAGCGGGCGGACAACGGAACCTGGGAGCCGCCCGGTGGGGTGCTCGAACTGACCGAGGCCCCCGAGGACGGCGTCCGACGTGAGGTCTACGAGGAGACCGGCGTCAAGATCAGGGTGGACCGCCTGACCGGCGTCTACAAGAACACTGCCCGAGGCATCGTCGCCCTGGTTTTCCGCTGCCGTGTCGAGGGTGGCAACGAGCAACTGTCGGACGAGTCAGCGGCAGTCGAGTGGTTCACCCCCGATGAGGTGGCCAGCCGCATGGCCGAGGTCTACGCGGTCCGGGTCACCGATGCCCTGCTGGACGGTGCGCCCCGCGTGCGTACCCATGACGGCCGAAAGCTCTCGTGA
- a CDS encoding GntR family transcriptional regulator, translating into MASSDVTSSAKAKYLQIADDLAAQIRSGALGAGAAVPSETALMERYGVASGTVRKAVAELRATQLIETHHGRGSFVRSRPPVQRKSSDRFRRTHRKAGKAAYLAEAEQSGDKPSVTVLFIGPTEAPQEIAERLGVPAGSQVLARKRRYFREGVPTEEATSYLPWDVAKDIPEMFAENPGGGGIYARLEDHGHTLAEFTETVRARLATKAEATALALSPGSPVIHLVRNAETKAGRVVEVCDTVMAADQFVLDYRFPAAD; encoded by the coding sequence ATGGCGAGTAGCGATGTGACCTCTTCGGCCAAGGCGAAGTATCTCCAGATTGCCGACGACCTTGCCGCGCAGATTCGGTCCGGCGCTCTGGGAGCCGGGGCTGCCGTACCGAGCGAGACGGCCCTCATGGAGCGGTACGGCGTCGCCTCGGGCACCGTACGCAAGGCGGTGGCCGAGCTACGGGCGACGCAGTTGATCGAAACCCACCACGGCCGGGGTTCGTTCGTCCGGTCCCGGCCGCCCGTGCAGCGCAAGTCCTCCGACCGGTTCCGCCGCACGCACCGGAAGGCGGGTAAGGCGGCTTACCTCGCGGAAGCCGAACAGAGCGGTGACAAGCCGTCCGTGACAGTCCTCTTCATCGGCCCCACCGAGGCACCGCAGGAGATCGCCGAGCGGCTGGGCGTTCCCGCCGGTTCCCAGGTCCTCGCCCGCAAGCGCCGCTACTTCAGGGAGGGCGTGCCCACGGAAGAGGCCACCTCCTACCTCCCGTGGGACGTGGCGAAGGACATCCCGGAGATGTTCGCCGAGAATCCCGGCGGCGGCGGGATCTACGCCCGCCTCGAAGACCACGGCCACACTCTCGCGGAGTTCACGGAGACCGTACGGGCACGCCTCGCGACGAAGGCCGAGGCGACCGCACTCGCACTGAGCCCGGGCTCTCCCGTGATCCACCTGGTCCGGAACGCGGAAACCAAGGCCGGACGGGTCGTGGAGGTGTGCGACACCGTCATGGCCGCCGACCAGTTCGTGCTGGACTACCGCTTCCCCGCAGCTGATTGA
- a CDS encoding radical SAM protein, whose protein sequence is MHQLIATPYNGTFLIARPGSKGGMRIPRVLYEELASSAESTSPLPSWLLAHARTAWGLDLADAVMRDSVRVRPETRLGYGRATYEINKGCNFNCEHCYLAERRFEGLPWPDKARLLRLLRDAGVLWLQFTGGEPLIDRDFVDAYALAHRSGMLIEILTNGSRLHRPEIIELLRDLPPHKVTVSLYGATPDSFDSLTRKPGAFKLVEKGLVAAREADIALELALIITRHNAHELDAMRALAERYGASRQEYGTISPTYTGTPEPLAAQAPGFLDKSSVFKGCPAGHTFFHVDPHGLATMCKVGRENPIDLMTEGLDGLLRLPGIADAQMLRTGGCGGCQLSGTCRVCRPLAKAYQEAKASLNTYCQHGSEEAS, encoded by the coding sequence GTGCACCAGTTGATCGCGACCCCGTACAACGGAACGTTCCTGATCGCCCGCCCCGGCTCCAAGGGCGGCATGCGTATCCCCCGAGTGCTGTACGAAGAACTGGCCTCGTCTGCCGAGAGCACCAGCCCTCTGCCCAGTTGGCTCCTCGCCCACGCACGTACGGCCTGGGGCCTGGACCTGGCCGACGCGGTGATGCGCGACTCCGTTCGCGTACGCCCTGAGACCCGTCTCGGTTACGGCCGGGCCACGTACGAAATCAACAAGGGCTGCAACTTCAACTGCGAGCACTGCTACCTCGCGGAGCGGAGGTTCGAGGGGCTGCCCTGGCCGGACAAGGCCCGGCTCCTGCGCCTGCTGCGGGATGCCGGGGTGCTGTGGCTCCAGTTCACCGGCGGTGAACCCCTGATCGACCGGGACTTCGTGGACGCGTACGCGCTCGCCCATCGGTCCGGGATGCTGATCGAGATCCTGACCAACGGCTCCCGGCTCCACCGCCCCGAGATTATCGAGCTCCTGCGCGACCTGCCGCCGCACAAGGTGACCGTCTCCCTCTATGGGGCGACCCCCGACAGTTTCGACTCGCTCACCCGGAAGCCGGGAGCGTTCAAGCTGGTCGAGAAGGGGCTTGTCGCGGCACGCGAGGCCGACATCGCGCTGGAACTGGCGCTGATCATCACCCGGCACAACGCCCATGAGCTGGACGCCATGCGGGCCCTCGCCGAACGGTACGGGGCGAGCCGTCAGGAGTACGGAACGATCTCCCCCACGTACACGGGCACGCCCGAACCCCTCGCCGCGCAGGCCCCTGGCTTCCTGGACAAGAGCAGCGTCTTCAAGGGCTGCCCCGCCGGCCACACCTTCTTCCACGTCGACCCGCACGGTCTGGCGACCATGTGCAAGGTCGGCCGCGAGAATCCCATCGACCTCATGACCGAGGGCCTTGACGGACTCCTCCGTCTGCCCGGCATCGCCGATGCCCAGATGCTTCGCACCGGTGGCTGCGGCGGCTGTCAGCTCTCCGGCACCTGCCGGGTCTGCCGACCGCTTGCCAAGGCGTACCAGGAGGCGAAGGCATCACTGAACACCTACTGCCAACACGGAAGCGAGGAAGCGTCATGA
- a CDS encoding aminoglycoside phosphotransferase: MATVRIGLDRLPSAARAAVEEHTGPLFAVKETDGGFNSEIAARVTSATGTWHIKGLRTDHPRAWTQRREAAVAPFLTSLAPALRWRVETAGWDLLGFEALDGHHADYAPGSPDLPEVAALLRRLGETPCPGIELRHAGQRLAHYAAHPDDLRFFAGSHLLHTDLNNTNVLVDEHAPRGDRARLVDWAWATRGAAWLDAGYWVIWLIASGHTPASAEQWAAEIPAWHTAPAEGITAFATANTALWSEISTADPGPWTLRLATAATAWHAHRRAG, from the coding sequence ATGGCGACCGTCCGCATCGGCCTCGACCGGCTGCCGTCCGCTGCCCGCGCCGCCGTCGAAGAGCACACCGGCCCCCTTTTCGCGGTCAAGGAGACGGACGGGGGTTTCAACAGCGAGATCGCGGCCCGCGTCACCTCCGCCACGGGCACCTGGCACATCAAGGGCCTGCGCACCGACCACCCCCGCGCCTGGACCCAGCGCCGGGAGGCCGCCGTCGCCCCTTTCCTCACCAGCCTGGCCCCCGCCCTCCGCTGGCGCGTCGAGACCGCCGGATGGGACCTCCTCGGGTTCGAAGCCCTCGACGGCCACCACGCCGACTACGCCCCCGGCTCCCCCGACCTCCCCGAAGTCGCCGCCCTCCTGCGCCGCCTCGGCGAGACCCCCTGCCCCGGCATCGAACTGCGCCACGCCGGACAACGCCTGGCGCACTACGCCGCCCACCCCGACGACCTCCGCTTCTTCGCCGGAAGCCATCTCCTGCACACCGACCTGAACAACACCAACGTCCTCGTCGACGAACACGCCCCCCGGGGCGATCGAGCCCGCCTGGTCGACTGGGCCTGGGCAACCCGCGGAGCGGCCTGGCTCGACGCCGGTTACTGGGTCATCTGGCTCATCGCCTCCGGCCACACCCCCGCGTCCGCCGAGCAGTGGGCCGCCGAGATCCCCGCCTGGCACACCGCCCCCGCCGAGGGCATCACCGCCTTCGCCACCGCCAACACCGCGCTCTGGTCAGAGATCAGCACAGCCGACCCCGGCCCGTGGACCCTGCGTCTCGCGACCGCCGCCACCGCCTGGCACGCACACCGCAGAGCCGGATGA
- a CDS encoding dihydrofolate reductase family protein codes for MTQLLKVQNFTVSGDGIAAGEEQSLERPFGHVDPGRLFSWAGATASWPNRAEPGGSRGLDDYFTRDFAHNIGAEIMGRNKFGPQRGPWENHEWQGWWGEEPPFHTPVFVMTHHERPSFTLSDTTFHFVDGDPATVLDRAREAAEGKDVRLGGGVTTIREFLDAGLVDTLHVAVAPVELGTGLRLWESPDELLDRYHMDVVPSPSGMTHHLFWRK; via the coding sequence GTGACTCAGCTGCTGAAAGTCCAGAACTTCACCGTCTCCGGCGACGGCATCGCCGCCGGGGAGGAGCAGTCGCTTGAGCGGCCGTTCGGTCATGTCGACCCCGGGCGGCTCTTCTCCTGGGCCGGGGCGACGGCGAGCTGGCCGAACCGCGCGGAGCCGGGCGGGAGCCGGGGCCTGGACGACTACTTCACGCGGGACTTCGCGCACAACATCGGCGCCGAGATCATGGGCCGCAACAAGTTCGGCCCCCAGCGCGGCCCTTGGGAGAACCACGAGTGGCAGGGCTGGTGGGGCGAGGAACCCCCGTTCCACACACCGGTGTTCGTGATGACCCACCACGAGCGCCCGTCGTTCACGCTGTCGGACACCACGTTCCACTTCGTCGACGGCGACCCGGCGACGGTCCTCGACCGGGCGCGGGAAGCGGCGGAAGGCAAGGACGTGCGGCTCGGCGGCGGAGTGACCACGATCCGTGAGTTCCTCGACGCCGGCCTGGTCGACACCCTGCACGTGGCGGTCGCGCCGGTGGAGCTGGGCACCGGCCTGCGTCTGTGGGAGTCGCCCGACGAACTGCTCGACCGGTACCACATGGACGTCGTTCCGAGCCCGAGCGGCATGACGCACCACCTGTTCTGGCGGAAGTGA